In the genome of Tropicibacter oceani, one region contains:
- the boxA gene encoding benzoyl-CoA 2,3-epoxidase subunit BoxA — translation MNTPVKQHLIDPEICIRCYTCEMTCPIGAIQHDDNNVVVDAEACNFCMDCIPVCPTGSIDEWRVVATPYTLEEQFAFEELPAQEDLADGGGAENLEALDEAMAALLVEAHSGAGGKSRAPQSAAKPSVNLYNLGKPVTAKVQGNYRLTDDPDHDVRHIILDFGGHPMPVLEGQSIGILPPGQDAEGKPHLPRLYSVSSPRDGERPGYNNVSLTVKREAQGLCSNYVCDLKPGDEVRVTGPFGSTFLLPDDPEARLLMVCTGTGSAPMRAFTMRRQRTLGGKSGGMTLFFGARTPESLPYFGPLKKIPQGLLEQHLVYSRGPGVKEYVQDRMRAEEDRVAELIADPKTHIYICGLRGMEEGVEKALTNIAESIGQQWTALRDAMRDEGRYHVETY, via the coding sequence ATGAACACACCTGTCAAACAGCACCTGATCGACCCGGAAATCTGCATCCGCTGCTATACCTGCGAGATGACCTGCCCGATCGGGGCGATCCAGCATGACGACAACAACGTGGTCGTGGACGCCGAGGCCTGCAATTTCTGCATGGATTGCATTCCCGTCTGCCCGACCGGCAGCATCGACGAATGGCGTGTGGTGGCCACCCCCTACACGCTGGAGGAGCAATTCGCCTTCGAGGAGCTTCCGGCGCAGGAGGATCTGGCCGATGGCGGCGGTGCCGAAAACCTCGAGGCGCTGGACGAGGCCATGGCGGCCCTGTTGGTCGAGGCGCATTCCGGTGCGGGCGGCAAATCCAGGGCACCGCAATCGGCGGCCAAGCCCTCGGTCAACCTGTACAACCTGGGCAAGCCGGTGACGGCGAAGGTTCAGGGCAATTACCGTCTGACGGACGATCCGGACCATGACGTGCGCCACATCATCCTGGATTTCGGCGGTCATCCCATGCCGGTTCTGGAAGGCCAGAGCATCGGCATCCTGCCACCCGGTCAGGATGCCGAGGGCAAGCCGCATCTGCCCCGGCTATACTCGGTGTCGTCGCCGCGTGACGGCGAGCGGCCGGGCTACAACAACGTGTCGCTGACGGTCAAGCGCGAGGCGCAGGGCTTGTGTTCGAACTATGTCTGTGATCTGAAACCGGGGGACGAGGTGCGGGTGACCGGCCCCTTTGGATCGACCTTCCTGCTGCCCGACGACCCCGAGGCGCGTTTGCTGATGGTCTGCACCGGCACCGGATCGGCGCCGATGCGCGCCTTTACGATGCGGCGGCAGCGCACGCTGGGCGGCAAGTCCGGCGGCATGACCCTGTTCTTTGGCGCCCGCACGCCGGAATCCTTGCCGTATTTCGGGCCGCTCAAGAAGATACCCCAAGGACTGCTGGAGCAGCACCTGGTCTATTCCCGCGGGCCCGGCGTCAAGGAATACGTGCAGGACCGGATGCGCGCCGAAGAGGACAGGGTGGCCGAGTTGATCGCCGATCCCAAGACCCATATCTACATCTGCGGGTTGCGCGGCATGGAAGAGGGTGTCGAAAAGGCCCTGACCAATATCGCCGAAAGCATCGGCCAGCAGTGGACTGCGCTGCGGGACGCGATGCGGGACGAGGGGCGCTATCATGTGGAGACCTACTGA
- a CDS encoding SDR family NAD(P)-dependent oxidoreductase — protein sequence MDVSGLVAIVSGGASGLGAATARRLAAEGAKVGILDFDAERGAAVAAEIGGHAVKTDVGDEASVAAAVAEIKDRLGAPRVAVSCAGVGLAARVVGREGKLSTDVFERTIRVNLMGTYNVMSHAAREMMALEPLESGERGVVINTASIAWQDGQVGQAAYAASKGAIAAMCLPVAREMAKMGVRVMAIAPGLFNTPMMEGLPEETTQGIVANIPFPHRLGMPEEYGQLVSQIIANPYLNGTTIRLDAAVRLPQR from the coding sequence ATGGATGTTTCGGGTCTGGTGGCGATTGTCAGTGGCGGGGCAAGCGGGCTGGGGGCTGCGACGGCGCGGCGTCTGGCGGCAGAGGGCGCCAAGGTCGGCATTCTGGATTTCGACGCCGAGCGCGGCGCGGCCGTGGCGGCCGAAATTGGCGGGCATGCGGTGAAGACCGATGTCGGCGATGAGGCCAGCGTTGCAGCGGCGGTGGCCGAAATCAAGGACAGGTTGGGCGCGCCGCGCGTGGCGGTGTCCTGCGCCGGGGTGGGGCTTGCGGCCCGCGTGGTCGGGCGCGAGGGCAAGCTGTCGACCGATGTTTTCGAGCGCACGATCCGGGTGAACCTGATGGGCACCTACAACGTCATGTCCCATGCGGCGCGCGAGATGATGGCGCTGGAGCCTTTGGAGAGTGGCGAGCGCGGCGTGGTGATCAACACCGCCAGCATTGCCTGGCAGGACGGCCAGGTGGGGCAGGCGGCCTATGCGGCCTCAAAAGGGGCGATTGCCGCCATGTGTCTGCCGGTGGCGCGTGAGATGGCCAAGATGGGTGTGCGGGTCATGGCGATTGCGCCCGGCCTGTTCAACACGCCGATGATGGAGGGCCTGCCCGAAGAGACGACGCAGGGCATCGTCGCGAATATTCCCTTTCCGCATCGTCTGGGGATGCCCGAGGAATATGGTCAGCTGGTCAGCCAGATCATCGCCAACCCCTATCTGAACGGCACCACGATCCGGCTGGATGCGGCGGTTCGCCTGCCGCAGCGCTGA
- a CDS encoding DUF309 domain-containing protein, with the protein MQDWRPPHAYVPGQTPRHAEALFDPFKQIADPLEASPAWSLGLNLLQDGYFWEAHELLEPVWMAAPENSGTKCLVQGVIQLANARLKVRMDRPRAAARLLLQARGLLDEAFVRGGACLMGLTRKDADRMYEESRRECVL; encoded by the coding sequence ATGCAGGACTGGCGCCCGCCCCACGCTTATGTCCCGGGGCAGACGCCGCGCCACGCCGAGGCGCTGTTTGATCCTTTCAAACAGATCGCCGACCCGCTCGAGGCCAGCCCGGCCTGGTCGCTGGGGCTGAACCTGTTGCAGGACGGCTATTTCTGGGAGGCGCACGAGCTGCTGGAGCCGGTCTGGATGGCCGCGCCTGAAAACTCCGGGACCAAGTGTCTGGTGCAGGGGGTGATCCAGCTGGCCAATGCCCGGCTCAAGGTGCGGATGGATCGACCCAGGGCGGCAGCGCGGCTTTTGCTGCAGGCGCGGGGGCTGCTGGACGAAGCCTTTGTCCGGGGCGGGGCATGCCTGATGGGGCTGACGCGCAAAGATGCGGACCGAATGTATGAAGAATCACGGCGCGAATGTGTATTATAA
- the boxC gene encoding 2,3-epoxybenzoyl-CoA dihydrolase codes for MTKRIDFQVDPSAYKHWKVSYDGPVANLFMDVDENGGLFDGYQLKMNSYDLGVDIELADVVQRMRFEHPEVKVVVMQSAKDRIFCAGANIRMLGGAAHSHKVNFCKFTNETRNTFEAAEEDSGQKYVAAVKGACAGGGYELALACNHIFLTDDSTSAVSLPEVPLLAVLPGTGGLTRVTDKRKVRRDRADVFCSTEEGVRGKRAAEWNLVDEVIPNSKFDEVVAQRAQEFAATSPKADVAQGIKLTPLTRSFAEDGSVTYSTVEVAVDRAARKATITLHGPKDAAPADMDAFTAQGDQAYMLRLARELDDAILHLRLNEPELGLLVFQTQGDPEAYAAHEALLLENADHWLANEVLKYWKRILKRVDVTSRSMVALVEHGSCFTGILAELLFSVDRSYMMEDEFEGDNRPIAAITLTGANFGPMPMGNGLTRLETRFLGAPEAVEKARESMGEALEAEEADDLGLVTMILDDIDWEDEIRIFMEERASFSPDAMTGMEANLRFAGPETMETRIFGRLTAWQNWIFNRPNAVGADGALQRYGTGVRGDYNMERV; via the coding sequence ATGACCAAGCGCATCGACTTTCAGGTGGACCCATCCGCCTACAAGCATTGGAAGGTGTCCTATGATGGGCCCGTCGCCAATCTCTTCATGGATGTGGACGAAAACGGCGGGCTGTTCGACGGCTACCAGCTCAAGATGAACTCCTATGATCTGGGTGTCGATATCGAGCTGGCCGACGTGGTGCAGCGGATGCGGTTCGAACACCCCGAGGTCAAGGTCGTGGTGATGCAATCCGCCAAGGACCGGATTTTCTGCGCCGGGGCCAACATCCGGATGCTGGGCGGTGCTGCACACAGTCACAAGGTGAATTTCTGCAAATTCACCAACGAGACGCGCAACACCTTTGAGGCCGCCGAGGAGGACTCGGGTCAGAAATACGTGGCCGCGGTCAAGGGCGCTTGCGCCGGGGGCGGGTACGAATTGGCCCTCGCCTGCAACCACATCTTTCTGACCGACGACAGCACCAGCGCCGTGTCACTGCCCGAAGTGCCGCTTCTGGCGGTGCTGCCCGGCACCGGCGGGCTGACCCGTGTGACCGACAAGCGCAAGGTGCGGCGCGACCGTGCCGATGTCTTCTGCTCGACCGAAGAGGGCGTGCGCGGCAAGCGCGCGGCGGAATGGAACCTGGTCGATGAGGTGATCCCGAATTCGAAATTCGACGAGGTGGTGGCGCAGCGCGCCCAAGAGTTTGCCGCGACCTCGCCCAAGGCGGACGTAGCGCAGGGCATCAAATTGACCCCGCTGACCCGCAGCTTTGCCGAGGATGGAAGCGTGACCTATTCGACGGTCGAGGTGGCCGTGGACCGCGCGGCCCGCAAGGCCACGATCACCCTGCATGGCCCCAAGGACGCCGCGCCCGCCGATATGGACGCCTTCACCGCGCAGGGCGATCAGGCCTATATGCTGCGCCTTGCGCGCGAGTTGGACGACGCAATCCTGCACCTGCGCCTGAATGAGCCCGAGCTGGGCCTGCTGGTCTTCCAGACCCAGGGCGACCCCGAAGCCTATGCCGCGCACGAGGCTTTGTTGCTGGAAAACGCCGATCACTGGCTGGCCAACGAAGTGCTGAAATACTGGAAGCGTATTCTCAAGCGGGTCGATGTGACCTCGCGCTCGATGGTGGCCTTGGTCGAACATGGATCGTGCTTTACCGGCATTCTGGCGGAACTGCTGTTTTCCGTCGACCGCAGCTACATGATGGAAGACGAGTTTGAGGGCGACAACCGCCCGATCGCGGCGATCACCCTGACCGGGGCGAACTTTGGCCCCATGCCCATGGGCAACGGGCTGACTCGTCTGGAAACCCGTTTTCTTGGTGCGCCGGAAGCGGTGGAAAAGGCCAGGGAAAGCATGGGCGAGGCGCTGGAGGCCGAAGAGGCGGACGATCTGGGTCTTGTCACCATGATCCTCGATGACATTGATTGGGAGGACGAGATCCGCATCTTCATGGAAGAACGGGCCAGCTTCAGCCCCGATGCCATGACGGGGATGGAGGCGAACCTGCGCTTTGCTGGCCCGGAAACGATGGAAACCCGGATCTTTGGCCGCCTGACCGCCTGGCAGAACTGGATTTTCAACCGCCCGAACGCGGTTGGGGCTGATGGCGCCTTGCAGCGATACGGCACCGGCGTGCGCGGCGATTACAACATGGAACGAGTCTGA
- a CDS encoding acyl-CoA thioesterase, producing the protein MPRPEGCFAHEIRVTWGDCDPARIVYTGRIPWFALDAINAWWEAHVGQGWYQFEIDRNLGTPFVHMSLDFRSPITPRHRLVCHTWPEALGETSITFGVEGEQDGALCFEGRFVCVFTVADRFTKTPPPQDIREIVTPHLPRLA; encoded by the coding sequence ATGCCGCGGCCCGAGGGCTGTTTTGCCCATGAGATCCGCGTGACCTGGGGCGACTGCGACCCTGCCCGGATCGTCTATACCGGGCGCATCCCCTGGTTTGCGCTGGATGCGATCAACGCCTGGTGGGAGGCCCATGTCGGGCAGGGCTGGTATCAGTTCGAGATCGACCGCAACCTGGGCACGCCCTTCGTGCACATGAGCCTGGATTTCCGCAGCCCGATCACGCCGCGCCACCGCCTGGTCTGTCACACCTGGCCCGAAGCACTGGGCGAGACCTCGATCACCTTTGGGGTGGAGGGTGAGCAGGATGGTGCCTTGTGTTTCGAGGGGCGCTTTGTCTGCGTGTTCACCGTGGCGGACCGTTTCACGAAGACGCCCCCGCCCCAGGACATCCGCGAGATTGTCACGCCTCACCTGCCAAGGCTTGCATGA
- a CDS encoding alpha/beta fold hydrolase, whose protein sequence is MDWTSGFVTAGGKALEYQCFGPAPDKAPTIVLLHEGLGCLALWRDFPQALAQATGWGVFAYSRAGYGQSDAADLPRPLDYMVHEATDVLPRLLQAIGFQRGVLMGHSDGATIATEYAGGIEDFRIRGLILMAPHFFTESMGLAEIAKAKQAYEAGDLRGKLAKYHKHVDSAFRGWNDSWLHPDFNGALVTDALDYLRIPSLVIQGRDDQYGTLAQVSEIETRSYAPVDVEILDDCRHAPQVDQPDKVLAAVAEFTQRLARIEDAVVEVA, encoded by the coding sequence ATGGACTGGACTTCGGGATTTGTGACCGCTGGCGGCAAGGCGCTGGAATATCAGTGCTTTGGCCCCGCCCCGGACAAGGCGCCGACCATCGTGTTGCTGCACGAGGGGCTGGGCTGCCTGGCGCTGTGGCGGGATTTTCCGCAGGCCTTGGCGCAGGCCACGGGCTGGGGTGTCTTTGCCTATTCGCGGGCGGGTTATGGCCAGTCCGACGCCGCCGATCTGCCGCGCCCGCTGGATTACATGGTGCACGAGGCGACCGATGTCCTGCCCAGGCTGTTGCAGGCCATCGGGTTTCAGCGCGGCGTGCTGATGGGGCATTCGGACGGGGCCACCATCGCCACGGAATACGCCGGCGGGATCGAGGATTTCCGCATTCGCGGCCTGATCCTGATGGCGCCGCATTTCTTTACCGAAAGCATGGGGCTGGCCGAGATTGCCAAGGCCAAACAGGCCTATGAGGCGGGCGATCTGCGCGGCAAGCTGGCCAAGTATCACAAGCATGTCGACAGCGCCTTTCGCGGCTGGAACGACAGCTGGCTGCACCCTGATTTCAACGGCGCACTGGTGACCGACGCGCTGGATTACCTGCGCATCCCGTCGTTGGTGATCCAGGGGCGGGACGACCAATACGGGACGCTGGCCCAGGTCTCCGAGATCGAAACCCGGTCCTATGCCCCGGTGGATGTGGAAATTCTGGACGATTGCCGCCATGCGCCGCAGGTCGATCAGCCGGACAAGGTGCTGGCCGCCGTGGCCGAATTCACCCAGCGGCTTGCCCGCATCGAAGACGCCGTGGTCGAGGTCGCCTAG
- a CDS encoding feruloyl-CoA synthase, translating to MGKYAPHKVEREDRADGTILLRSGYAMGPVVAKSGDWVDGWAARTPEAVFLAERAGAGWREVTYCALRRDVRAIAASLLARGMGADTPIVMISGNGVDHGLLVLAAQYVGIPTVPLAEQYALIPAANAQLRHCAELVRPAMVFADDGARFGDALALDCFDGVEKVVSTHPGADMVEFADLLAGQDGPQVDAAAARVGPDTVAKYLMTSGSTSHPKAVMTTQAMMCANQTQIADALPFLRERPPVIVDWLPWNHVFGGSHNFNMALANGGSLYIDGGKPVPALVGKTIENNRLKSGTLAFNVPVGFAMLRDAMKEDAALRESYFRDLDMLFYAGASLPQDVWRDLEDMARAVRGDVPLMNSSWGLTETGPACLIQHEPTTMSGIVGVPLTGVEIKLIPDAEMRCEVRVRGPNIMPGYLNDPEKTAQAFDDEGFFITGDAMKFVDPEDMTKGMRFDGRISEDFKLLSGTWVRAANLRLEVLAELGPLAQDIVICGADKSEIGVLIFPGPLAQELAGPGAGDRGALVSPALQAEISARLAARQGHGSASRIARALVLAEQPSIGDGEATAKGNLNFRKILTRRADLYRRLYDDADRAVITGEAG from the coding sequence ATGGGGAAATACGCACCGCACAAGGTCGAGCGCGAGGATCGGGCGGATGGCACGATCTTGCTGCGCTCGGGCTATGCCATGGGGCCTGTCGTCGCGAAGAGTGGCGATTGGGTGGATGGTTGGGCGGCCAGGACGCCCGAGGCCGTGTTCCTGGCCGAACGCGCGGGGGCGGGCTGGCGCGAGGTGACCTATTGTGCCTTGCGGCGTGATGTGCGCGCCATTGCCGCCAGCCTGTTGGCGCGCGGCATGGGGGCGGATACGCCCATCGTGATGATTTCCGGCAATGGTGTCGATCACGGGTTGCTGGTGCTGGCGGCGCAATACGTCGGCATTCCCACTGTGCCGCTTGCGGAACAATATGCCCTGATCCCTGCCGCCAACGCGCAGTTACGGCATTGCGCCGAGTTGGTTCGCCCTGCGATGGTCTTTGCTGACGATGGCGCGCGGTTTGGCGATGCCCTGGCGCTGGACTGTTTCGACGGGGTCGAAAAAGTGGTCAGCACCCATCCCGGCGCAGACATGGTGGAATTTGCCGACCTGCTGGCCGGACAGGATGGCCCGCAGGTGGATGCGGCGGCGGCCCGCGTTGGCCCCGATACGGTGGCGAAGTACCTGATGACCTCGGGCAGCACCTCGCACCCCAAGGCGGTGATGACGACGCAGGCCATGATGTGCGCCAACCAGACGCAAATCGCCGATGCCCTGCCGTTCCTGCGCGAAAGGCCCCCCGTCATCGTCGACTGGCTGCCGTGGAACCATGTCTTTGGCGGCTCGCACAACTTCAACATGGCGCTGGCCAATGGCGGCAGCCTGTATATCGACGGCGGCAAACCGGTGCCGGCGCTGGTCGGCAAGACGATCGAGAACAACCGCCTGAAAAGCGGCACGCTGGCCTTCAACGTGCCGGTGGGCTTTGCGATGCTGCGCGATGCGATGAAAGAGGATGCGGCGCTGCGCGAAAGCTATTTTCGCGATCTCGACATGCTGTTCTATGCCGGGGCGTCGCTGCCGCAGGATGTCTGGCGCGATCTGGAGGACATGGCGCGCGCGGTGCGCGGCGACGTGCCCTTGATGAACTCGAGCTGGGGGCTGACGGAAACCGGCCCGGCCTGCCTGATCCAGCACGAACCAACGACCATGTCGGGGATCGTGGGCGTGCCGCTGACCGGGGTCGAGATCAAGCTGATCCCGGATGCGGAAATGCGTTGCGAGGTGCGGGTGCGCGGGCCGAACATCATGCCCGGTTATCTGAACGATCCCGAAAAGACTGCCCAGGCCTTTGACGACGAAGGGTTTTTCATCACTGGGGATGCGATGAAATTCGTCGACCCCGAGGACATGACCAAGGGCATGCGTTTTGACGGGCGGATTTCCGAGGATTTCAAGCTGCTGTCAGGGACATGGGTGCGGGCGGCGAACCTGCGCCTTGAGGTGCTGGCAGAACTGGGACCGTTGGCGCAAGACATCGTGATCTGCGGGGCGGACAAGTCCGAGATCGGTGTGTTGATCTTTCCCGGACCGCTGGCGCAGGAGTTGGCCGGGCCGGGGGCCGGGGATCGCGGCGCGCTGGTCAGCCCGGCGCTGCAGGCGGAGATTTCGGCGCGGCTGGCGGCGCGGCAGGGTCATGGCTCGGCCTCCCGGATTGCGCGGGCGCTGGTGCTGGCCGAGCAGCCCTCGATCGGTGATGGCGAGGCGACGGCCAAGGGCAACCTGAACTTTCGCAAGATCCTGACGCGGCGGGCCGATCTGTACCGGCGGCTTTACGACGATGCCGACCGGGCGGTGATCACGGGCGAGGCGGGGTAA
- the boxB gene encoding benzoyl-CoA 2,3-epoxidase subunit BoxB, whose protein sequence is MLDLINVSYDTQIPNNVGLSSDRKVLKALEKWHPGYINWWNRLIPQNFQDSMVYLRTAVSVDPKGWAKFDYVKMPEYRWGVLLAPQVEDRRIPMGEHKGELAWQEVPGEYRNMLKRLIVIQGDTEPGSVEQQRFLGLTAPSLYDMRNLFQVNVEEGRHLWAMVYLLQKYFGKDGREEADELLIRSSGSEEAPRMLGAFNEETPDWLSFFMFTYFTDRDGKMQLESLAQSGFDPLSRTCRFMLTEEAHHMFVGETGVSRTIQATCEAMNKAGITDPYDVGKIRDLGVIDLPTIQKKLNLHYTLSLDLFGQEVSTNAANAFNSGIKGRYMENRLDDDHMLKHDTYTVWDFEDGKAVQKEVPALTAINMRLRDDYTRDAAGGVGRWNKVIEKAGIDFALKLPHEAFHRQIGVFSGKNFDPDGNMISGEEYDARINDWLPTHADGDFIQSLMKPVYEPGKYASWIAPPKVGIDNKPGDFEYVKLHMA, encoded by the coding sequence ATGCTAGACCTGATCAACGTCAGCTATGACACCCAGATCCCCAACAACGTGGGCCTGTCCAGCGACCGCAAGGTGCTGAAGGCGCTGGAAAAATGGCACCCCGGATACATCAACTGGTGGAACAGGCTGATCCCGCAGAATTTCCAGGACTCCATGGTTTACCTGCGCACCGCCGTCAGCGTCGACCCCAAGGGCTGGGCCAAGTTCGACTACGTCAAGATGCCGGAATACCGTTGGGGCGTGCTGCTGGCGCCGCAGGTCGAAGACCGCCGCATCCCAATGGGCGAGCACAAGGGTGAGCTGGCCTGGCAGGAGGTGCCGGGTGAATACCGCAACATGCTCAAGCGCCTGATCGTCATTCAGGGCGACACCGAGCCGGGTTCGGTCGAGCAGCAGCGTTTCCTTGGCCTGACCGCGCCGTCGCTGTACGACATGCGCAACCTGTTCCAGGTCAACGTCGAAGAGGGCCGTCACCTTTGGGCGATGGTCTATCTGCTGCAAAAGTACTTTGGCAAGGATGGCCGCGAAGAGGCGGACGAGTTGCTGATCCGGTCCTCGGGCTCTGAGGAGGCGCCGCGTATGCTGGGCGCCTTCAACGAGGAAACGCCGGACTGGCTGTCCTTCTTCATGTTCACCTATTTCACCGACCGCGACGGCAAGATGCAGCTGGAATCGCTGGCGCAGTCCGGGTTCGATCCGCTGTCGCGCACCTGCCGCTTCATGCTGACCGAAGAGGCGCACCACATGTTCGTCGGCGAAACCGGCGTGTCGCGCACCATTCAGGCGACCTGCGAGGCGATGAACAAGGCCGGGATCACCGACCCCTATGATGTGGGCAAGATCCGCGATCTGGGGGTGATCGACCTGCCGACCATCCAGAAAAAGCTGAACCTGCATTACACCCTGTCGCTGGACCTGTTCGGGCAGGAGGTGTCGACCAACGCCGCCAACGCCTTCAACTCGGGCATCAAGGGTCGGTACATGGAAAACCGTCTGGACGACGATCACATGCTCAAACACGACACCTACACGGTGTGGGATTTCGAGGATGGCAAGGCCGTGCAGAAAGAGGTGCCGGCGCTGACGGCGATCAACATGCGCCTGCGCGACGATTATACCCGCGATGCGGCGGGCGGGGTCGGGCGCTGGAACAAGGTGATCGAAAAGGCCGGGATCGACTTTGCGCTGAAGCTGCCGCACGAAGCGTTCCACCGCCAGATCGGTGTCTTTTCGGGCAAGAATTTCGACCCCGATGGCAACATGATTTCGGGCGAAGAATACGACGCGCGGATCAACGACTGGCTGCCGACCCATGCGGACGGCGATTTCATCCAGTCGCTGATGAAGCCGGTCTATGAGCCGGGGAAATACGCCAGCTGGATCGCCCCGCCCAAGGTGGGGATCGACAACAAGCCGGGTGATTTCGAATACGTCAAGCTTCACATGGCATGA
- a CDS encoding benzoate-CoA ligase family protein: MTDNQNAALFFVDRHVAEGRGDKPAFREAAGQKRTVTYRQLAQRSDLVAGAFARAEIRPEERVACIVLDQIEYPEIFWGALKAHVVPIALNTLLATPVYDFILKDSRATCLIVSHELLDVVLPAAHQSPYLRKIVVIGGTLPEGTISYEDFMAGAQPRPAAQVSEDECAFWLYSSGSTGQPKGVRHVHGALRATSDTYGAQVLGIREEDTVFSVAKIFFAYGLGNAMTFPMSVGATTVLFNGRPTPDVAVDIIARERPTIFFGVPTLYAATVAHLEQNGVPDAGMRLCISAGEALPTEIGNKWRALWGVDILDGVGSTEMLHIFLSNAPGDVVYGTSGRPVPGYDLRCVDETGEDIKPGGVGELLVRGASAAEGYWNKRSKSRATFEGEWTRTGDKYEITEDGRYVYCGRTDDMFKVSGIWLSPFEVEQALIEHPGVLEAAVVPQRDKDDLEKPKAFVVLKNGADRDQVLSELKDFVKERVGLWKYPRWIEVVEDLPKTATGKIQRFKLRKTEEA, encoded by the coding sequence ATGACGGACAACCAGAACGCGGCGCTCTTTTTCGTGGACCGCCACGTCGCCGAAGGGCGTGGCGACAAGCCGGCCTTTCGCGAGGCGGCGGGGCAGAAACGCACGGTCACCTATCGGCAATTGGCGCAGCGCAGCGACCTGGTCGCCGGGGCCTTTGCCCGCGCCGAAATCCGCCCCGAGGAACGCGTCGCCTGCATCGTTCTGGACCAGATCGAATACCCCGAGATTTTCTGGGGCGCGCTCAAGGCGCATGTGGTGCCGATCGCGCTGAACACGCTGCTGGCCACGCCGGTTTATGACTTCATCCTGAAAGACAGCCGTGCGACCTGCCTGATCGTCAGCCACGAACTTCTGGACGTGGTGCTGCCTGCCGCGCACCAGTCGCCCTATCTGCGCAAGATCGTGGTGATCGGCGGCACGCTGCCCGAGGGTACCATCAGCTATGAGGATTTCATGGCAGGTGCCCAGCCGCGCCCGGCCGCGCAGGTCAGCGAAGATGAATGCGCCTTCTGGCTGTATTCCTCGGGCTCGACCGGGCAGCCCAAGGGCGTGCGCCATGTGCACGGCGCGCTCAGGGCGACCTCGGACACCTATGGCGCTCAGGTTCTGGGCATCCGCGAAGAGGACACGGTGTTTTCGGTCGCCAAGATCTTCTTTGCCTACGGTCTTGGGAATGCGATGACCTTTCCGATGTCGGTGGGCGCCACGACAGTGCTGTTCAATGGCCGCCCGACGCCGGATGTGGCCGTCGATATCATCGCCCGCGAAAGGCCGACGATCTTTTTCGGGGTGCCGACGCTTTATGCCGCCACGGTGGCCCATCTGGAACAAAACGGCGTGCCCGACGCGGGCATGCGCCTGTGCATTTCCGCAGGCGAGGCGCTGCCGACCGAGATTGGCAACAAGTGGCGGGCGCTTTGGGGCGTCGATATTCTGGACGGCGTCGGCAGCACGGAAATGCTGCATATCTTCCTGTCCAACGCGCCGGGCGACGTGGTCTATGGCACCAGTGGCCGCCCCGTTCCGGGCTATGATCTGCGCTGTGTCGATGAGACGGGTGAGGACATCAAGCCCGGCGGCGTGGGCGAATTGCTGGTGCGCGGGGCATCGGCCGCCGAAGGCTATTGGAACAAGCGCAGCAAAAGCCGCGCCACCTTTGAAGGCGAATGGACCCGCACGGGCGACAAATACGAGATCACCGAGGACGGGCGCTATGTCTACTGCGGGCGCACCGATGACATGTTCAAGGTTTCCGGCATCTGGCTGTCGCCCTTCGAGGTGGAACAGGCGCTGATCGAACATCCCGGCGTGCTCGAGGCGGCGGTCGTGCCGCAGCGCGACAAGGATGATCTGGAAAAGCCCAAGGCCTTTGTGGTGCTCAAGAATGGCGCCGACCGTGACCAGGTGCTGTCCGAGCTGAAGGATTTCGTCAAGGAACGGGTGGGGCTGTGGAAATACCCGCGCTGGATCGAGGTGGTCGAAGACCTGCCCAAGACCGCGACGGGCAAGATCCAGCGCTTCAAACTGCGCAAGACAGAGGAGGCGTGA